The Trichomycterus rosablanca isolate fTriRos1 chromosome 22, fTriRos1.hap1, whole genome shotgun sequence genome has a window encoding:
- the suz12a gene encoding polycomb protein suz12-A — MAPRKSGSDPYRPAKAHTQVPAGNAAVSAAKKPKMEQLQADHELFLQAFEKPTQIYRFLRTRNLMAPIFLHRTLTYMSHRNSRTNSKRKQFSVDDLRFRVERTKQEQESHSLASHLQLTFTGFFHKIDKTQNCENEESSVMLEVLLIKVCHKKRKDVSCPIKQVPTGKKPVPLNPRGKSGAWPSIMVPSQEFEASNSHMVKSYSLLFRVTCAAGRETRDTNVGEETMMSGKKKRYSSHRGDGETTFVAQMTVLDKNRRLQLLDGEYEVSMQEMEECPIGKKRATWETILDGKWVPPFDTFSHGPTLQFTLCWTGDTGDIATPPVTRPLATRNAQPSGSENQRNNCQKPAHAVAVKDPLSSDPVVRKEQLHVEPRQKLRVYYQFLYNNNTRQQTEARDDLHCPWCTLNCRKLYSLLKHLKLSHSRFIFNYVPHPKGARIDVSVNECYDGSYVGNPHDLHCQPGFAFSRNGPVKRTSVTHVLVCRPERTKPSLSEFLECDEVPLEQGRPLVSGHNRLYFHSDSCVPLRPHEMAEDSEDEKDPEWLREKTVMQIDEFTDVNEGEKEVMKLWNLHVMKHGFIADNQIPAACLQFVESCGSIIMERNLCRNFLLHLVSMHDFGLVSTSTIDRAVARLRRLASPPHAAGALTDRA, encoded by the exons ATGGCTCCACGCAAGTCCGGTTCGGATCCGTACCGACCCGCTAAAGCTCACACCCAGGTACCGGCGGGGAACGCGGCCGTGTCGGCGGCTAAGAAGCCCAAAATGGAGCAGCTCCAGGCCGACCATGAGCTCTTCCTCCAGGCCTTCGAGA AGCCGACACAGATTTACAGATTTCTCCGTACGAGGAACCTGATGGCG CCCATCTTTCTGCACCGGACCCTCACGTACATGTCACACCGTAACTCCAGAACCAACAGCAAGAG GAAACAGTTCAGCGTGGATGATCTGCGCTTCAGAGTGGAGAGGACCAAACAGGAGCAGGAGTCTCACAG TTTAGCTTCACACCTGCAGCTCACCTTCACCGGCTTCTTCCACAAAATCG ATAAAACACAGAACTGTGAGAATGAGGAGAGCTCAGTGATGCTGGAGGTTCTGCTCATCAAAGTGTGTCATAAAAAGAGAAAG GACGTGAGCTGTCCTATAAAGCAGGTCCCCACAGGGAAGAAGCCGGTTCCCCTGAACCCCCGGGGGAAGAGCGGGGCGTGGCCCTCCATCATGGTGCCCAGTCAGGAGTTTGAGGCCAGTAACAGTCACATGGTGAAGTCGTACTCGCTGCTCTTCAGGGTGACGTGTGCTGCAGGGCGAGAAACCCGGGATACCA ATGTTGGTGAGGAGACGATGATGTCGGGTAAGAAGAAGCGGTATTCCTCTCACCGCGGTGACGGCGAGACGACGTTTGTGGCTCAGATGACGGTGCTTGATAAGAACAG acgtCTGCAGCTGCTGGATGGAGAGTATGAAGTGTCCATGCAGGAGATGGAGGAGTGCCCCATCGGCAAAAAACGAGCCACGTGGGAAACCATTCTGGATGGGAAG tgggTTCCTCCGTTCGACACTTTTTCACACGGACCGACCCTGCAGTTCACGCTCTGCTGGACGGGCGACACGGGCGACATCGCCACGCCCCCGGTGACACGCCCCCTCGCCACACGCAACGCCCAGCCGAGCGGCAGCGAGAACCAGAGGAACAACTGTCAGAAACCTGCACATGCAGTAG CTGTTAAAGACCCTCTGAGCTCTGATCCAGTGGTGAGGAAGGAGCAGCTCCATGTCGAGCCCCGGCAGAAGCTACGGGTTTATTATCAG TTCCTGTACAACAACAACACCCGGCAGCAGACGGAGGCGCGGGACGACCTGCACTGTCCCTGGTGTACGCTCAACTGCCGAAAACTCTACAGCCTCCTGAAACACCTCAAACTCTCTCACAGCCGCTTCATCTTCAACTACGTG CCCCACCCTAAAGGAGCGCGGATCGACGTGTCGGTGAACGAGTGCTACGACGGATCGTACGTGGGGAACCCTCACGACCTGCACTGCCAGCCCGGCTTCGCCTTCAGCCGCAACGGCCCCGTCAAGCGTACCAGCGTCACCCACGTCCTCGTCTGCAG GCCCGAGCGCACCAAGCCGAGTCTCTCGGAGTTCCTGGAGTGTGACGAGGTTCCTCTGGAGCAGGGACGTCCGCTGGTGAGCGGCCACAACCGCCTGTACTTCCACAGCGACAGCTGCGTGCCGCTGCGCCCACACGAGATGGCCGAGGACAGCGAGGACGAGAAGGACCCCGAGTGGCTCCGCGAGAAAACCGTCATG CAAATTGATGAGTTTACAGACGTGAATGAAGGAGAGAAGGAGGTGATGAAACTCTGGAACCTTCACGTGATGAAGCACGG CTTTATCGCGGATAATCAGATCCCTGCGGCCTGTCTGCAGTTTGTGGAGAGCTGTGGGTCCATCATCATGGAGAGGAACCTGTGCAGGAACTTCCTGCTGCATCTGGTCAGCATGCACGACTTCGGCCTGGTCAGCACGTCCACCATCGACCGGGCAGTGGCTCGCCTGCGCCGACTCGCCTCACCTCCCCACGCCGCCGGAGCGCTGACGGACCGTGCCTGA
- the LOC134300415 gene encoding E3 ubiquitin-protein ligase TRIM65-like, giving the protein MAEAFIPVDQFSVDQFICPVCLDLLKDPVATPCGHSFCKVCINGHWDQQDDGGIFSCPQCRTFFTSRPALCRNTTGLKKYTFVEACGDLQEKICSQHDEPIESYCRTDRSFICSLCKMDQHKYHNTVPVQTGRSEKQNKVKQEQRKSQQRIQEKQKKLQQLQHTVRIIKGRADAAVQNNEKIFTELINFMVKKRSEMTSLIRDQEKAELGLAEQLIQQLEQEITALMRRVDELEELSQSHDHIHFLQSFSSLCVSSGCEDSSSITVNQHLSFDEVNKSLSDLKKQIVEFCEEKLNKTRLHAATEPPKSREDHLQYFCELSLDPSTANRLLVLSERNKKVTISNTDQRYSEGSFAGRCQVLCKEEVKGRCYWEMEWSGGVEILVSYKEISRKGPGNKCVFGHNSQSWSLYCSSFSSFTYCFCHNNIETKLKGPPASRIGVYVDQSAGTLSFYSISDTMRLLHTVQTTFTQPLYAGIGFGVVAFYCGSSVRFCDPKLN; this is encoded by the exons ATGGCAGAAGCTTTTATTCCAGTAGATCAGTTTTCAGTGGACCAGTTCATCTGTCCAGTCTGTCTGGATCTCCTGAAGGATCCAGTAGCTACTCCctgtggacacagtttctgtaaGGTGTGTATTAATGGCCACTGGGATCAGCAAGATGATGGTGGGATTTTCAGCTGCCCCCAGTGTAGGACGTTTTTCACTTCAAGACCTGCTCTGTGCAGAAACACCACTGGTCTGAAAAAATACACATTTGTGGAGGCCTGTGGAGACCTACAGGAGaagatctgctctcagcatgatGAACCAATTGAGAGCTACTGTCGTACTGACCGAAGCTTCATCTGTAGTTTGTGCAAGATGGATCAACATAAATATCACAATACAGTTCCAGTTCAAACAGGAAGAAGTGAAAAGCAG AATAAAGTAAAGCAGGAGCAGAGGAAATCACAGCAGAGAATCCAGGAGAAGCAGAAGAAGCTGCAGCAGCTCCAACACACTGTCCGCATTATTAAG GGTCGTGCTGATGCAGCAGTGCAGAACAATGAGAAGATCTTTACTGAGCTGATCAACTTCATGGTGAAGAAGCGTTCGGAGATGACGAGTCTGATCCGAGATCAGGAGAAAGCTGAACTGGGTCTAGCTGAACAACTTATTCAGCAACTGGAGCAGGAAATAACTGCACTTATGAGGAGAGTCGATGAGCTGGAGGAGCTTTCTCAATCACATGATCACatccatttcctccag AGTTTTTCGTCTCTATGTGTCTCTTCTGGATGTGAGGACTCATCCAGCATCACCGTCAATCAACATCTCTCATTTGATGAAGTGAACAAATCTCTCTCAGATCTGAAGAAGCAAATCGTGGAATTCTGTGAGGAAAAACTCAACAAAACCCGATTACATG CTGCAACAGAACCACCAAAGAGCAGAGAAGATCATCTGCAAT ATTTCTGTGAGCTCAGTCTGGATCCCAGTACAGCAAATCGTCTCCTCGTCCTGTCTGAGAGGAACAAAAAGGTGACAATCAGTAATACAGATCAGCGATACTCTGAGGGGAGTTTTGCTGGCAGGTGTCAGGTCCTGTGTAAGGAGGAAGTAAaaggacgctgttactgggagatGGAGTGGAGCGGTGGTGTGGAAATATTAGTCTCGTATAAAGAGATCAGCAGGAAAGGGCCGGgtaataaatgtgtgtttggacACAACAGTCAGTCCTGGAGTCTGTATTGCTCTTCGTTTTCTTCCTTTACTTATTGTTTCTGTCACAACAACATTGAGACTAAACTTAAAGGTCCACCAGCCTccagaataggagtgtatgtggatcagagtgcaggaactctgtccttctacagcatCTCTGATACAATGAGGCTCCTCCACACAGTCCAGACCACCTTCACTCAGCCCCTCTACGCTGGGATTGGGTTTGGGGTGGTGGCGTTTTATTGTGGATCATCTGTGAGGTTCTGTGATCCAAAATTgaattag